CATAATCCGTGCAGGCAAGGCAGCTGGTATAACAGTACCATTGGGGGCCCGGCCAAGCGTGGGTGCGGGACTGTGGCTACAAGGCGGCATTGGACACCTGGCTAGAATGTACGGACTCGCATGCGATTCCATTGTGGGTGCTGTACTGGTCTGTGTCCAGACTAGGCAGGTGCTATGCATCGGCCATGTACCAAATGAACACCAACCAGCTGGTGCCATCCGTCCAGAAAATGAAGCGGAACTACTCTGGGCAGTAAGGGGCGCCGGGACCAACATCGGCATCGTGGTAAGCGTTACTTTCAAGGCCTACGCGGCTCCGACCTATTCTGTCAAGACCTGGATCGTCCCACTCAGAAACAACCTCGCCGTGCGGTGCAAGCTTCGCGATTTTGATCAACGCCTCGCGAGGAAGCTTCCTCGCAGTTCCTCTGCCGACGCGTATCTCTACTCCGAAGCTGGAAAGCTGCATCTTGGCGTGGCCGTGTTCCAAGCCcttccagctgctcctgAGGCGGCATCCGAGAGAACGCCCACAACTGGACGAGATATTCTAGGCCCAGAGACGAGTTCCAGGCTTGTCGATAGTATCGGCTTATTCGAGGTCGACATGTACATATCCGGCATGCACGGAGGGCACGGCGGCGGGAAGACTTCCTCGTTCAAGCGGTGTTTATTCTTGAAGGATATCGGTGAACCAAGTGTGGTCGATGTCCTTGCAGCAGCTGTCGCGACTGCCCCCTCGCCCTTCTGTTATCTCCACCTGCTCCACGGCGTTCGGCTGCCGAGACTGGGATTTTGCATGCGTGATAACCGGCGTCTGGCCACGCGAGCTAGACGAAACACATTTTGCCCAGGGAGTTGTAGACTGGGTTTACCATGTTGCCCGTTCCATATTACCGTTAAGCTGCGGAGTCTACGGCGCAGACCTCGGACCAGACCCCAGAGATACACCCTTGGCGGCTCGAGCTTTCGGCCCTAACTTGTCGCGCCTCGCAAGTCTTAAGCAGCGGGTCGACCCACAGAACGTACTCGCCTACGCCTGTCAACTGCCAAAGAATACAATAGTGGGTAATCCAAAGCTCATAGTTCTCATCACTGGTGAAACCGGTGCTGGCAAGGACTATTGTGCTCAGATCTGGGTCTCGGTGTTCAGTAAAACCACCCGAAGGAGCATCACCGCGCGTACAGCTAGCATCAGCTACGTAGCCAAGCAAGAATACGCGGCAGCCAGTGGCGCGGATTTTAACCGCCTGCTCCATGACCGCCAGTATAAGGAGCAACACCGCCCGGCTTTGACGGCCTTTTACCAGTCGCAGGTGTGGGAGGAGCCTTGGTTACCAGAGGAGCACTTCATGAGGACGGTCGACGAGTCTCGAGACGTCGATGTGTTGTTAATTACCGGAATGAGAGACAATGCACCAGTACCATTATTCTCACATTTAGTACCGACAAGCAGGCTAATTGAAGTCCGGGTCACCTCTGGTGACGAGACGCGACGGACTCGTCGGGGTTTCTTCGAGCATGGGCTTCCCGACAATGCCCTGGACTACTCCCCCAATTTCATCTTTAAAAACGAGAAACCCGGGGACGACGCTGTAAAATCCTTTGCTGAACGACATCTTGTTCCTTACCTACACGAGGATCTACAACGCCTTGCTCACATGGTGCGGCTGGTCCCCGAATTTCCGCGCCCAGGAATCGAATTCCGCCATGTGCTTAACATCGTTCAACGTCCTGGGGGTCTTCCCCTTTGCACCTCGCTACTGCGGTCTCACTTCATCGGGGACTGGACGAAAGTCGACGTGATAGCGTGCTGTGAGGCGGGTGGGTTTGTGTATGCAGCGCCACTGGCTTCAGAGGTTGACAAGCCCCTGGTACTGATTCGCGAAGCTGGGAAGCTTCCCCCGC
Above is a window of Aspergillus puulaauensis MK2 DNA, chromosome 2, nearly complete sequence DNA encoding:
- a CDS encoding uncharacterized protein (CAZy:AA7;~COG:F;~EggNog:ENOG410PH1X;~InterPro:IPR005919,IPR029057,IPR006094,IPR000836, IPR036318,IPR016166,IPR012951;~PFAM:PF08031,PF04275,PF01565,PF00156;~go_component: GO:0005737 - cytoplasm [Evidence IEA];~go_function: GO:0004631 - phosphomevalonate kinase activity [Evidence IEA];~go_function: GO:0016491 - oxidoreductase activity [Evidence IEA];~go_function: GO:0050660 - flavin adenine dinucleotide binding [Evidence IEA];~go_function: GO:0071949 - FAD binding [Evidence IEA];~go_process: GO:0006695 - cholesterol biosynthetic process [Evidence IEA];~go_process: GO:0009116 - nucleoside metabolic process [Evidence IEA];~go_process: GO:0055114 - oxidation-reduction process [Evidence IEA]), whose product is MLQEQPEGAIVVVFHRDGGLQELGSLVCHRTASLPTREIRIPNTDEAVDQLNSFIAGFSVQDSTIQGKWRTKCRSLGHSDDDAHPGQLQFRSPEIVVTFTRHAASLQELTMQLPVVEKQRTIKNREARLNHRAAIVRPTEVRHIQACVQWALKHGTSLTVIGGGHSGHCLWPTVVGVDMSAFNQVHIQTTSAEDGSNPGWIIIVGAGCTSEDIIRAGKAAGITVPLGARPSVGAGLWLQGGIGHLARMYGLACDSIVGAVLVCVQTRQVLCIGHVPNEHQPAGAIRPENEAELLWAVRGAGTNIGIVVSVTFKAYAAPTYSVKTWIVPLRNNLAVRCKLRDFDQRLARKLPRSSSADAYLYSEAGKLHLGVAVFQALPAAPEAASERTPTTGRDILGPETSSRLVDSIGLFEVDMYISGMHGGHGGGKTSSFKRCLFLKDIGEPSVVDVLAAAVATAPSPFYETHFAQGVVDWVYHVARSILPLSCGVYGADLGPDPRDTPLAARAFGPNLSRLASLKQRVDPQNVLAYACQLPKNTIVGNPKLIVLITGETGAGKDYCAQIWVSVFSKTTRRSITARTASISYVAKQEYAAASGADFNRLLHDRQYKEQHRPALTAFYQSQVWEEPWLPEEHFMRTVDESRDVDVLLITGMRDNAPVPLFSHLVPTSRLIEVRVTSGDETRRTRRGFFEHGLPDNALDYSPNFIFKNEKPGDDAVKSFAERHLVPYLHEDLQRLAHMVRLVPEFPRPGIEFRHVLNIVQRPGGLPLCTSLLRSHFIGDWTKVDVIACCEAGGFVYAAPLASEVDKPLVLIREAGKLPPPTVSVPKSTSHIGASVVNNPTETRMELSRDAIPRSASVVVVDDVLATGKTLCAVLHLLQEASVRAEDISVMVVAEFPVHRGRKMLHQRGFGRVNVQSLLVYDGV